A genomic segment from Holophagales bacterium encodes:
- a CDS encoding response regulator, whose product MKPARILMVEDNEGDVLLTRLALKDSKVLVELDTVEDGVEALDYLRRRGKHASASRPDLILLDLNLPRMDGREVLAELKSDPDLRRIPVVILSGSSAEEDLVRAYDLHANCYVVKPVGAEEFAKIVKAIPSFWLSVVALPPG is encoded by the coding sequence ATGAAACCCGCACGCATCCTGATGGTCGAAGACAACGAGGGGGACGTCCTCCTGACCCGGCTCGCCCTGAAGGACAGCAAGGTCCTCGTGGAGCTCGACACCGTTGAGGACGGCGTCGAGGCGCTGGACTACCTCCGGCGGCGGGGGAAGCACGCATCGGCGTCGCGCCCCGACCTGATCCTCCTCGACCTGAACCTCCCGCGAATGGACGGACGGGAGGTCCTCGCGGAGCTCAAGTCGGACCCGGACCTGCGGAGGATCCCGGTCGTGATCCTGAGCGGCTCCAGCGCGGAGGAGGACCTCGTCCGCGCCTACGACCTCCATGCGAACTGCTACGTCGTCAAGCCCGTCGGCGCCGAGGAGTTCGCCAAGATCGTCAAGGCCATCCCGTCGTTCTGGCTCTCGGTCGTCGCGCTGCCGCCCGGCTGA
- a CDS encoding EAL domain-containing protein, giving the protein MTTAGTPEPLHLRVLVLEDVPSDAELVIRELRRSGITADWTRVETEAAFRSELVRLDPEIVLADFSLPGWNGMAALAVVRTERPELPFIIVTGAIDEETAADSIKAGADDYVLKERLSRLPHAVRSAREAWATRVARREAERELRLRNSALEAAADGIVITDAEGAIVWANPAFTEMTGYSLEELRGQNPRVLRSGVQREGFYRHMWETIKGGGVWRGELYNRRKDASLYVEEMAITPVRGDGGAITHFIAIKQDVTQRKKQDEVIQSLATRDVLTGLPNQAVLREDIERIVGAGAGAPSGTVIMLDVDRFALLNDALGHPAGDRLLVGLAERLSTVLPAEATLYRFGGDEFAVLLPHVALPDAEAIAETLRRSVDGMRFTSEGVVFDVTASLGLAPVEPSRPAAATLSLADAALHMAKEAGRNRWVSCADDTAGRRSMDDLGRWAARVKDAIRNGKLQLLAQKIVSLATGRVDHEEILVRLVDENGALIAPGAFLTAAERFGLMPALDRWVVTRSIALLSASPGRCLFVNLSGTSLGDRTLLAEIEALVVASALPPGALTFEITETAAIADIAGLQLWARRLKELGCGFALDDFGTGFSSFAYLQALPVDLVKIDGSFVRDLDANPTNRALVGAMVAISHALGKTVVAEMVERGTVADILRDLGVEYGQGWFWGKPERAERS; this is encoded by the coding sequence ATGACGACCGCCGGTACCCCCGAGCCGCTCCACCTCCGCGTCCTCGTCCTCGAGGACGTCCCCTCCGACGCCGAGCTCGTGATCCGCGAGCTGCGCCGCTCGGGGATCACCGCGGACTGGACGCGCGTCGAGACGGAGGCCGCATTTCGCTCGGAGCTCGTCCGGCTGGACCCCGAGATCGTCCTGGCCGACTTCTCGCTCCCGGGCTGGAACGGGATGGCGGCCCTCGCGGTCGTCAGGACGGAGCGGCCCGAGCTGCCGTTCATCATCGTCACCGGGGCGATCGACGAGGAGACCGCCGCGGACAGCATCAAGGCCGGGGCCGACGACTACGTCCTCAAGGAACGCCTTTCGCGGCTTCCGCACGCGGTCCGCTCCGCCCGGGAAGCCTGGGCGACGCGCGTCGCCCGACGCGAGGCGGAACGGGAGCTGCGGCTGCGGAACTCGGCGCTCGAGGCGGCGGCGGACGGGATCGTGATCACCGATGCGGAGGGGGCGATCGTCTGGGCGAACCCGGCCTTCACGGAGATGACGGGCTACTCCCTCGAGGAGCTGCGTGGGCAGAACCCGAGGGTCCTCCGGTCGGGAGTACAGCGCGAAGGCTTCTACCGCCACATGTGGGAGACGATCAAGGGCGGCGGGGTCTGGCGGGGCGAGCTCTACAACCGGCGGAAGGACGCCTCGCTCTATGTCGAGGAGATGGCGATCACCCCCGTGAGGGGTGATGGCGGGGCGATCACCCACTTCATCGCCATCAAGCAGGACGTCACGCAGCGGAAGAAGCAGGACGAGGTCATCCAGAGCCTGGCGACGCGAGACGTCCTCACAGGGCTTCCCAACCAGGCCGTCCTCCGGGAGGACATCGAGCGGATCGTCGGGGCCGGGGCCGGTGCTCCATCCGGGACCGTCATCATGCTCGACGTCGACCGTTTTGCGCTCCTCAACGACGCGCTCGGGCACCCGGCCGGCGACCGGCTCCTCGTCGGGCTCGCCGAGCGGCTTTCCACGGTGCTTCCCGCCGAGGCGACCCTCTACCGGTTCGGGGGCGACGAGTTCGCGGTCCTCCTCCCGCACGTGGCGCTTCCCGACGCGGAGGCGATTGCCGAGACGCTCCGCCGGTCGGTCGACGGGATGCGGTTCACGTCCGAAGGGGTCGTTTTCGACGTGACGGCGAGCCTGGGGCTCGCGCCCGTCGAGCCGTCGAGGCCGGCCGCGGCAACCCTCTCGCTCGCCGACGCCGCCCTCCACATGGCCAAGGAAGCGGGGCGGAACCGCTGGGTCTCCTGTGCCGACGACACGGCTGGCCGTCGCTCCATGGACGACCTCGGACGGTGGGCCGCCCGGGTGAAGGACGCCATTCGGAACGGGAAGCTCCAGCTCCTCGCCCAGAAGATCGTCTCGCTCGCGACCGGCAGGGTCGATCACGAGGAGATCCTCGTCCGGCTCGTCGACGAGAACGGGGCGCTCATCGCGCCGGGGGCCTTTCTCACCGCCGCAGAGAGGTTCGGCCTGATGCCGGCGCTCGACCGGTGGGTCGTGACCCGGTCCATCGCCCTGCTTTCGGCCTCGCCGGGCCGGTGCCTCTTCGTGAACCTCTCGGGGACGAGCCTCGGCGACCGGACGCTCCTCGCCGAGATCGAGGCGCTCGTCGTCGCGAGCGCCCTGCCGCCCGGAGCCCTGACCTTCGAGATCACCGAGACCGCGGCCATCGCCGACATCGCGGGCCTCCAGCTCTGGGCCCGGCGCCTGAAGGAGCTCGGCTGCGGCTTCGCCCTCGACGATTTCGGGACCGGCTTCTCCTCGTTCGCCTACCTGCAGGCCCTCCCCGTCGACCTCGTCAAGATCGACGGCTCGTTCGTGCGCGACCTCGACGCGAACCCCACGAACAGGGCCCTCGTCGGCGCGATGGTGGCGATCTCCCACGCGCTCGGGAAGACCGTCGTCGCCGAGATGGTCGAGCGGGGGACCGTGGCCGACATCCTCCGCGACCTCGGCGTCGAGTACGGGCAGGGGTGGTTCTGGGGAAAACCGGAGCGGGCCGAACGGAGCTGA
- a CDS encoding response regulator, translating to MTATESPDLLLVEDNPDDVELTLRAFKRARLANPVTVVRDGVEALAFLFPEEGVARAILPRVVLLDLKLPRVNGLEVLARIRANERTKRLPVVVLTSSREEPDIQKAYELGVNSYIVKPVEFEKFAAVVGDAGLYWLVLNQPAV from the coding sequence ATGACGGCGACCGAGAGTCCCGACCTTCTCCTCGTCGAGGACAACCCCGACGACGTCGAGCTGACCCTCCGGGCGTTCAAGCGGGCCCGCCTCGCGAATCCGGTCACCGTCGTGCGGGACGGCGTCGAGGCCCTCGCTTTCCTCTTTCCAGAGGAAGGAGTGGCCCGCGCCATTCTCCCCCGCGTCGTCCTGCTCGACCTGAAGCTCCCGAGGGTGAACGGGCTCGAGGTCCTGGCGCGCATCCGGGCGAACGAGCGGACGAAGCGGCTGCCCGTCGTCGTCCTCACCTCCTCGAGGGAGGAGCCCGACATCCAGAAGGCCTACGAGCTCGGGGTGAACAGCTACATCGTCAAGCCGGTGGAGTTCGAGAAGTTCGCGGCCGTGGTGGGCGACGCGGGCCTCTACTGGCTCGTCCTGAACCAGCCGGCGGTGTGA
- a CDS encoding PAS domain S-box protein, giving the protein MPSATGVGPSRSEVAFVVLALLLLAILLAVFWAKQERAALKEWSVLLSATADEQEAAIGSFLEQKAADAAVFASFPSVVGAVDPELRGTVDAGHLESVLEKGRLGWKSRSIALLGFDLGSRVHTGEELPAGLSALLSRGEARARIGLVESSAGLRIVVASPVRGHGAGGPLGWVVLVEDPEAVLWKLLSRGVAGSRTRESLLVGRERGELAFLSPLRHLRGGERPGRTFLREDALAARHALDGPDGFGEFRDYRGERVFAAVRRIEAAGWGLVVKVDRAEALSGLVKERAWSAFAVLCLGLALAAVLWSVRSAERLRVASQLQKRDERHREVLQQVRDAVLWVEPGSGRILEANRAAEELWGYPRPELLAKSVFDLLPEEDLEAGRQRLAMLRQGGALFRGRHRRKDGSLFPVEVSSRGFVLEGDEVVVSVVRDVSESEAAVDRIRFLNRILRTISAVDQILVEEHDRKALLQRACEEIVASGGFAFAWFGVEGDHGVVMPAAAAGRVEGYFEEVTVRTDDSPLGRGPVGTALREGRTVVVDDWETDPLLEPWREAGRRRGYRSSAACPVRSGEAICGVLALYAAEPRAFVPDVVLLLEELAGDLGLSLGLIEADAKRRAAEGALAASEARYRQLFEDNPAPMWVFDVESLRFLAVNDAAVSLYGFSREEFLARTLRDIRPVEDVAALERDVLVPRDGASRSGPWRHLRKDGSSLLVEILSHDVSFEGRAARLVLASDVTDRLHAEEKTRAFFDSGMAGAIFGDVHGNVLAANDEYLRIVGYTREDLETGRLRWSDITPPEWLPRDAEGIAEAKARGVCSPYEKEYVRKDGTRVPVLVGYALVGAAREESVAFILDQTERRKIQEEVRRLNAELEQRVETRTAELVAKTKELEAFAYSVSHDLRAPLRAIDGFSRMIEEEEGERLDAEGRRLVGVVRENARRMARLIDDLLAFSRAGRHELRKTRVDVGSLVRSVLGEALPREQMEACDLTIGDLPDVQADPALLRQVFVNLLSNAVKFTATRSRRRIEVSGRRDGGRVFYDVSDNGVGFDMRYAGKLFGVFQRLHGREFEGTGVGLALVERIVARHDGTIRAEAEPERGARFTISLPDGVRSE; this is encoded by the coding sequence GTGCCGTCCGCTACGGGCGTGGGGCCTTCCCGGTCCGAGGTGGCGTTCGTCGTCCTCGCCCTGCTCCTCCTGGCGATTCTCCTCGCGGTCTTCTGGGCGAAGCAGGAGCGGGCGGCCCTGAAGGAGTGGTCGGTTCTTCTCTCGGCGACGGCGGACGAGCAGGAGGCCGCGATCGGGTCCTTCCTCGAGCAGAAGGCGGCCGACGCGGCGGTTTTCGCGTCGTTCCCGTCCGTGGTCGGCGCCGTGGACCCCGAGCTGCGCGGGACCGTCGACGCGGGGCACCTCGAATCGGTCCTCGAGAAGGGGCGCCTCGGCTGGAAGAGCCGTTCGATCGCCCTCCTGGGATTCGATCTCGGCTCGCGCGTCCACACGGGCGAGGAGCTCCCGGCCGGGTTGAGTGCGCTCCTTTCACGGGGAGAGGCCCGGGCTCGGATCGGTCTCGTCGAGTCCTCCGCCGGACTGCGAATCGTGGTGGCATCGCCGGTCCGAGGCCACGGGGCCGGCGGGCCGCTCGGCTGGGTCGTTCTCGTCGAGGACCCGGAAGCGGTCCTCTGGAAGCTCCTTTCCCGCGGGGTGGCCGGCTCCCGGACGCGCGAGTCCCTGCTCGTCGGACGGGAGCGCGGCGAGCTCGCGTTTCTCTCCCCGCTCCGGCACCTTCGCGGAGGTGAGCGTCCGGGCCGGACATTCCTGAGGGAGGACGCGCTCGCCGCCCGGCACGCGCTCGACGGCCCGGACGGCTTCGGGGAGTTTCGCGACTACCGCGGTGAGCGGGTCTTCGCCGCGGTTCGCCGGATCGAAGCGGCCGGATGGGGACTCGTCGTCAAGGTCGACCGGGCAGAGGCCCTTTCCGGCCTCGTGAAGGAACGCGCGTGGAGCGCGTTCGCCGTCCTGTGCCTGGGCCTCGCCCTCGCCGCCGTTCTCTGGTCGGTCCGGTCGGCCGAGCGGCTGCGCGTCGCCTCCCAGCTCCAGAAGAGGGACGAACGGCACCGCGAGGTGCTGCAGCAGGTGCGCGACGCCGTCCTCTGGGTCGAACCCGGCAGCGGCCGGATCCTCGAGGCGAACCGCGCCGCGGAGGAGCTGTGGGGCTACCCCCGCCCGGAGCTCCTCGCGAAGTCGGTCTTCGACCTGCTGCCCGAAGAAGACCTCGAGGCCGGGCGCCAGCGCCTGGCGATGCTCCGCCAGGGTGGGGCCCTCTTCCGGGGCCGGCACCGCAGGAAGGACGGCTCGCTGTTCCCGGTCGAGGTCTCCTCGCGCGGTTTCGTCCTCGAAGGCGACGAGGTCGTCGTGTCGGTCGTCCGCGACGTCTCCGAGAGCGAAGCGGCCGTCGATCGGATCCGGTTCCTCAACCGGATCCTCCGAACCATCAGCGCCGTCGACCAGATCCTCGTCGAAGAGCACGACCGGAAGGCCCTCCTGCAGCGGGCATGCGAGGAAATCGTCGCCTCGGGAGGTTTCGCGTTCGCCTGGTTCGGTGTCGAGGGAGACCACGGCGTGGTCATGCCGGCGGCCGCGGCGGGCAGGGTCGAAGGCTATTTCGAGGAGGTGACGGTCCGGACAGACGACTCCCCTCTCGGGAGAGGGCCCGTGGGCACGGCCCTTCGCGAGGGGCGGACCGTCGTCGTGGACGACTGGGAGACGGACCCTCTGCTCGAGCCGTGGCGGGAAGCGGGAAGGCGGCGGGGCTACCGGTCGAGCGCGGCCTGCCCGGTCCGCTCCGGGGAGGCGATCTGCGGTGTGCTCGCGCTCTACGCGGCCGAGCCGCGTGCCTTCGTGCCCGACGTGGTCCTGCTCCTCGAGGAGCTCGCGGGAGACCTCGGGCTCTCCCTGGGCCTGATCGAAGCCGACGCGAAGCGGCGCGCGGCGGAAGGAGCCCTTGCCGCGAGCGAGGCCCGCTATCGGCAGCTCTTCGAGGACAACCCCGCCCCCATGTGGGTCTTCGACGTCGAGAGCCTTCGCTTCCTCGCGGTCAACGACGCGGCGGTCAGCCTCTACGGCTTCTCGCGGGAGGAGTTCCTCGCGAGGACTCTCCGGGACATCCGGCCGGTCGAGGACGTCGCCGCCCTCGAGCGGGACGTCCTCGTGCCCCGGGACGGTGCGAGTCGGTCCGGTCCATGGCGTCACCTCAGGAAGGACGGTTCCTCGCTCCTGGTCGAGATCCTCAGCCACGACGTCTCGTTCGAGGGCCGGGCGGCGCGGCTCGTCCTCGCCAGCGACGTCACGGACCGGTTGCACGCCGAAGAGAAGACGCGGGCCTTCTTCGACTCGGGAATGGCCGGGGCGATCTTCGGCGACGTCCACGGGAACGTCCTCGCCGCCAACGACGAGTACCTCCGGATCGTCGGGTACACGCGGGAGGACCTCGAGACCGGACGCCTTCGCTGGAGCGACATCACGCCGCCCGAGTGGCTCCCGCGCGACGCGGAGGGGATCGCGGAGGCGAAGGCGCGCGGCGTCTGCAGCCCCTACGAAAAGGAGTACGTCCGCAAGGACGGGACGCGCGTCCCGGTCCTCGTCGGCTACGCGCTCGTCGGCGCGGCGCGCGAGGAATCGGTGGCCTTCATCCTGGACCAGACCGAGCGCAGGAAGATCCAGGAAGAGGTCCGCCGGCTGAATGCGGAGCTCGAGCAGAGGGTCGAGACCCGGACCGCCGAGCTGGTGGCCAAGACGAAGGAGCTGGAGGCCTTCGCCTACTCTGTCTCCCACGACCTGCGGGCCCCCCTCAGGGCCATCGACGGGTTCTCGAGGATGATCGAGGAGGAAGAGGGAGAGAGGCTCGACGCGGAGGGGCGGCGCCTCGTCGGGGTCGTCCGCGAGAACGCCCGGAGGATGGCGCGGCTCATCGACGACCTGCTCGCGTTCTCCCGCGCGGGCCGGCACGAGCTGCGAAAGACCCGGGTCGACGTGGGCTCCCTGGTGCGGTCGGTCCTCGGAGAGGCTCTCCCACGGGAACAGATGGAGGCGTGTGACCTGACGATCGGAGACCTGCCCGACGTCCAGGCCGACCCCGCGCTCCTCCGGCAGGTCTTCGTCAATCTCCTCTCGAACGCCGTCAAGTTCACCGCAACCCGGTCTCGCCGCCGCATCGAGGTCTCGGGGCGTCGCGATGGGGGACGGGTGTTCTACGATGTGTCCGACAACGGAGTCGGCTTCGACATGCGCTACGCGGGAAAGCTCTTCGGCGTGTTCCAGAGGCTGCACGGGCGGGAGTTCGAGGGGACGGGCGTCGGCCTGGCGCTCGTCGAGCGGATCGTCGCGCGACACGACGGGACGATCCGCGCCGAGGCGGAACCGGAAAGGGGGGCGAGATTCACGATCTCGCTCCCGGATGGAGTGAGATCAGAATGA
- a CDS encoding adenylate/guanylate cyclase domain-containing protein — translation MFFSSRHRDTYRDAHVDAYQRIAGQLSVIVEKGRLISELSEQKAALEIRNNFITRVFGRYLSDAVVEQLLETPDGLRLGGERRVVTVVMTDLRGFTATAERIPPESVVALLNLHLGAMSEIVLKHGGTIDEFIGDALLALFGAPLSRADDARRALACAVEMQQAMEGVNARARELSLPEMGMGIGIHTGEVVVGNIGSERRAKYGVVGATINLASRIQGFTLGGQILASEETLRAAGDEVSIGARFTVQAKGVRDPVSIVEVLGVGEARLVPASDTLTLLDTPVAIEIERLAEEEPALRITAGLLRAVGRWEAAVETAGTLAPRDEVRLTLPGGLEVLARVLGPAGRGTGVRIRFGTLSDEAARRLGMMAGRVLPPAGP, via the coding sequence ATGTTCTTCTCCTCGCGCCACCGGGACACGTACCGGGACGCCCACGTCGACGCGTATCAGAGGATTGCGGGCCAGCTCTCGGTCATCGTCGAGAAGGGGCGCCTCATCTCGGAGCTCTCGGAGCAGAAGGCGGCCCTGGAGATCCGGAACAACTTCATCACCCGGGTCTTCGGCCGCTACCTGTCGGATGCCGTCGTCGAGCAGCTCCTCGAGACGCCCGACGGACTCCGGCTCGGGGGTGAGAGACGGGTCGTGACGGTCGTCATGACGGACCTTCGGGGATTCACGGCGACGGCCGAACGGATTCCGCCGGAGAGCGTGGTGGCGCTGCTCAACCTGCACCTCGGCGCGATGTCGGAGATCGTCCTCAAGCACGGGGGGACGATCGACGAGTTCATCGGCGACGCCCTCCTGGCGCTCTTCGGGGCGCCGCTCTCCCGGGCGGACGACGCCCGGCGCGCGCTGGCGTGCGCCGTCGAGATGCAGCAGGCGATGGAGGGCGTGAACGCCCGCGCCCGCGAGCTCTCCCTGCCGGAGATGGGAATGGGCATCGGTATCCACACCGGCGAGGTCGTCGTCGGCAACATCGGGTCGGAGAGACGGGCGAAGTACGGCGTCGTCGGGGCCACCATCAACCTCGCCTCGCGCATCCAGGGCTTCACGCTCGGAGGGCAGATCCTCGCCTCGGAGGAGACCCTCCGCGCCGCGGGCGACGAGGTTTCCATCGGGGCCCGCTTCACCGTGCAGGCCAAGGGCGTCCGGGACCCCGTCTCCATCGTCGAGGTGCTCGGCGTGGGTGAGGCGCGCCTCGTCCCCGCGTCCGACACCCTCACGCTCCTCGACACACCGGTGGCCATCGAGATCGAGCGCCTCGCCGAGGAAGAACCGGCGCTTCGGATCACGGCCGGCCTCCTCAGGGCCGTCGGCCGGTGGGAGGCGGCCGTGGAGACGGCCGGCACGCTCGCCCCGCGCGACGAGGTCCGGCTGACGCTTCCCGGCGGTCTCGAGGTCCTCGCGCGGGTCCTCGGTCCGGCGGGCCGGGGCACGGGCGTGAGGATCCGCTTCGGCACTCTGTCGGACGAGGCGGCCCGCCGCCTCGGGATGATGGCGGGCCGGGTCCTCCCTCCCGCCGGCCCCTGA
- a CDS encoding methyltransferase, translating into MSVAVPQKWLADMERRHLAELSFPEVRKGLQALSSLYVERRGRIGTGAAFDGAGKRAAFALFFGPLHFLVVREIVDALGAAASPLTRILDLGCGTGPAGAAWALAAGGLPEVSGVERSGWAVQEARETFRALGLRGRATAGELLRERLPGSGAGIVLGWAVNELADAAREELRARLLDAAARGARVLVVEPIAARPVPWWADWAKAFVEAGGRDDLWRFPSSLPPVLALLDKASGLDHRVLTARSLWLPGAG; encoded by the coding sequence ATGAGCGTTGCCGTCCCCCAGAAGTGGCTCGCCGACATGGAGCGTCGGCACCTCGCGGAGCTCTCGTTTCCCGAGGTGAGGAAGGGGCTCCAGGCGCTTTCGTCCCTCTACGTCGAGCGGCGCGGGCGTATCGGCACCGGCGCCGCGTTCGACGGGGCGGGAAAGAGGGCCGCGTTCGCGCTCTTCTTCGGGCCGCTCCACTTCCTCGTCGTGCGGGAGATCGTCGACGCTCTGGGGGCCGCCGCGTCGCCCCTCACGCGGATCCTCGACCTCGGCTGCGGGACCGGTCCCGCCGGCGCCGCGTGGGCGCTCGCCGCGGGCGGCCTGCCCGAGGTCTCCGGCGTCGAGCGCAGCGGGTGGGCCGTGCAGGAGGCCCGCGAGACCTTTCGGGCTCTCGGGTTGCGCGGCCGGGCCACCGCGGGAGAGCTTCTTCGCGAGCGACTGCCGGGGAGCGGCGCCGGGATCGTCCTGGGCTGGGCCGTCAACGAGCTCGCCGACGCCGCGAGAGAGGAGCTCCGGGCGCGCCTTCTCGACGCCGCGGCGCGCGGGGCACGCGTTCTCGTCGTGGAGCCGATCGCCGCACGCCCCGTCCCGTGGTGGGCGGACTGGGCGAAAGCGTTCGTGGAGGCGGGCGGGAGGGACGATCTCTGGCGTTTCCCGTCGTCGCTCCCACCGGTGCTCGCCCTCCTCGACAAGGCGTCGGGTCTCGACCACCGGGTCCTGACGGCGCGTTCGCTCTGGCTCCCGGGCGCCGGCTGA
- a CDS encoding DegT/DnrJ/EryC1/StrS family aminotransferase: protein MKDRPRRETFLPFSRPMIGEEEIAEVVDTLRSGWLTTGPKTARFEEALKVFNAVPHCLVLLNATTGLEMALGALDIGPGDEVITTAHTFVCTVSNVVLRGAVPILVDVEPDTMNLDAERIEERITPRTKAIVPVHYGGLPCRMDRIWEVAARHGLAVIEDAAHTMGARYAGRRIGSDPRSVFSVYSFHPNKNMTTIEGGAVAFHDPRHAAYLKLQRFHGIARGEGTPFAEGSPLYDVPMPGRKSNFMDVQAAVGLHQLKKLDGFAARRGSLARLYLSLLVDVPEVQLPADGDAAREHCWNLFVLRNRPEKTGFTREELMAALKAENVGTGLHWQGLFGFSFYRDYFAKHPEGLPKDGLPHATRATDNLMSLPLWPGMTEDDVLDVVAALRRVLARRR from the coding sequence ATGAAGGACCGTCCTCGCCGCGAGACCTTCCTCCCCTTCTCCCGCCCGATGATCGGCGAGGAGGAGATCGCCGAGGTCGTCGACACCCTCCGTTCCGGCTGGCTGACGACGGGGCCGAAGACGGCGCGCTTCGAGGAAGCCCTGAAGGTCTTCAACGCGGTGCCTCACTGCCTCGTCCTCCTCAACGCGACGACCGGTCTCGAGATGGCGCTCGGGGCGCTCGACATCGGGCCGGGCGACGAGGTGATCACGACCGCGCACACGTTCGTCTGCACGGTCTCGAACGTCGTCCTCAGAGGGGCCGTCCCGATCCTCGTCGACGTCGAGCCCGACACGATGAACCTCGACGCGGAGAGGATCGAGGAGCGGATCACGCCGCGCACGAAGGCCATCGTCCCGGTCCACTACGGCGGCCTCCCCTGCCGGATGGACCGGATCTGGGAGGTCGCCGCGCGCCACGGCCTGGCCGTGATCGAGGACGCCGCCCACACGATGGGCGCCCGATACGCCGGGCGGCGCATCGGCTCCGACCCACGCTCCGTCTTCTCGGTCTACAGCTTTCACCCGAACAAGAACATGACGACGATCGAGGGGGGAGCCGTCGCCTTCCACGATCCGCGGCACGCGGCCTACCTGAAGCTCCAGCGTTTCCACGGCATCGCCCGCGGCGAGGGGACGCCCTTCGCCGAGGGCTCGCCCCTCTACGACGTCCCGATGCCGGGCCGCAAGTCGAACTTCATGGACGTCCAGGCCGCCGTCGGCCTTCACCAGCTGAAGAAGCTGGACGGGTTTGCCGCCCGCCGCGGCTCGCTCGCCCGCCTCTACCTTTCGCTCCTCGTCGACGTCCCCGAGGTGCAGCTCCCGGCCGACGGCGACGCCGCGCGCGAGCACTGCTGGAACCTCTTCGTCCTGCGCAACCGGCCCGAGAAGACCGGGTTCACACGCGAGGAGCTGATGGCCGCGCTGAAGGCCGAAAACGTCGGAACGGGCCTCCACTGGCAAGGGCTCTTCGGCTTCTCCTTCTACCGCGACTACTTTGCGAAGCACCCGGAAGGGCTCCCGAAGGACGGCCTCCCCCACGCCACGCGCGCGACGGACAACCTCATGTCGCTCCCCCTCTGGCCCGGCATGACCGAGGACGACGTCCTCGACGTCGTCGCCGCGCTCCGGCGCGTCCTCGCCCGCCGCCGCTGA
- a CDS encoding sigma-54-dependent Fis family transcriptional regulator yields MALTGPATAFAVGRSPAWCQFVERASRVAPLGVTVLIRGETGSGKEIAAKLIVATGKRADAPFVAVNCAALPDTLVESELFGHSRGSFSGATEARRGLFEEAHRGTIFLDEIGALPLAAQAKLLRVLEDARVRRVGENRVTDVDVRVIAATSLDLEAAIARREFREDLYFRLSAIELVMPPLRERVEDIPLLAAHFLRRLEEQGGPSRKLSAGALELLMRYPFPGNVRELKHAVEQAAVFADGAELEPTDFSALWARAQMIPSKEDARTGRTPVDDATPERLEEALKRTGGSRLEAARLLGISRSSLYRILRRMPPADAPVPG; encoded by the coding sequence ATGGCCTTGACCGGACCTGCGACGGCCTTCGCGGTCGGGCGCTCCCCCGCGTGGTGTCAGTTCGTCGAGCGAGCCTCCCGCGTCGCTCCGCTCGGGGTCACGGTCCTGATCCGGGGAGAGACAGGTTCGGGCAAGGAGATCGCCGCCAAGCTCATCGTGGCGACCGGAAAGAGAGCGGACGCCCCGTTCGTCGCCGTCAACTGCGCAGCCCTCCCCGATACGCTCGTCGAGAGCGAGCTCTTCGGACACTCGCGAGGGTCGTTCAGCGGGGCCACGGAGGCCCGGCGCGGGCTCTTCGAAGAGGCGCACCGGGGGACGATCTTCCTCGACGAGATCGGTGCGCTCCCGCTCGCCGCGCAGGCCAAGCTCCTCCGAGTCCTGGAGGACGCACGGGTTCGCCGGGTGGGGGAGAACCGTGTCACGGACGTGGACGTGAGGGTCATCGCGGCCACGAGCCTCGACCTCGAGGCGGCCATCGCCCGGCGCGAGTTCCGGGAGGACCTCTATTTTCGGCTGTCGGCGATCGAGCTGGTCATGCCCCCGCTCCGCGAGCGCGTCGAGGACATCCCGCTCCTTGCGGCGCATTTTCTGAGGAGGCTGGAAGAGCAGGGCGGGCCTTCGCGGAAGCTCTCGGCAGGCGCTCTCGAGCTGCTGATGCGGTACCCGTTCCCGGGCAACGTCCGGGAGCTCAAGCACGCCGTCGAGCAGGCGGCCGTTTTTGCGGACGGTGCCGAGCTCGAGCCCACGGATTTTTCGGCTCTCTGGGCTCGCGCCCAGATGATCCCCTCGAAGGAGGACGCAAGGACGGGCCGGACCCCGGTGGATGACGCGACGCCGGAGAGGCTCGAGGAAGCGCTGAAGCGAACGGGGGGAAGCCGTCTCGAGGCCGCCCGGCTCCTCGGGATCAGCCGCTCCTCGCTCTACCGCATCCTGCGCCGCATGCCGCCGGCCGACGCGCCCGTGCCGGGCTGA